A window of Phycodurus eques isolate BA_2022a chromosome 5, UOR_Pequ_1.1, whole genome shotgun sequence contains these coding sequences:
- the LOC133403121 gene encoding ciliary microtubule associated protein 1B-like isoform X2, protein MPDEEPWVGTWRPHRPRGPIAALYSSPGPKYALPSLTGSTLHDPTKYKAPSYSFRAHYDISAQEISPGPKHLIPSNITKNGRDGTPAFSFGTRPKDLARAQVPAPNHYQLESSDKVTYHSSPSYTLSGRWKQVIQSNQTTPGPASNSLPPVLGPKTVTIRAAPAHSLYGRSKNGNFMEDYTKSPGPAAYQAVDPKVYLTKSPQYSMPGRKFMPQSATRTPAPGVYCPEKVTTTHSKAPAFTFGLRHSQYTICPIMDADKYQQSFSFL, encoded by the exons ATGCCTGATGAAGAGCCTTGGGTGGGAACATGGAGGCCCCACAGACCGCGAGGGCCCATAGCTGCCCTCTATAGCAGCCCAGGGCCAAAGTATGCACTTCCTTCACTGACAG GTTCTACTCTACATGATCCGACAAAATACAAAGCACCCAGTTACAGCTTTCGGGCCCACTATGACATAAGCGCGCAAGAAATCTCACCTGGACCTAAACACCTCATCCCCTCCAACATCACCAAAAACGGCCGTGATGGGACGCCAGCATTTTCGTTCGGCACTCGCCCCAAGGACCTAGCGCGGGCCCAAGTCCCGGCACCCA ACCATTACCAACTTGAAAGTTCAGACAAGGTCACTTACCACTCTTCTCCTTCTTATACGTTGTCTGGGAGGTGGAAACAAGTTATACAGAGCAACCAGACTACACCTG GTCCAGCATCGAACAGTCTACCTCCTGTGCTGGGACCCAAAACTGTCACTATACGCGCAGCACCCGCACACTCGCTCTACGGTCGCAGTAAAAATGGCAACTTCATGGAAGACTACACAAAG TCTCCAGGCCCTGCTGCCTACCAAGCTGTCGACCCCAAAGTTTACCTCACCAAATCCCCTCAATACAGTATGCCGGGGCGCAAGTTCATGCCTCAGAGCGCTACGAGGACACCAGCACCTGGAGTCTACTGTCCCGAAAAG GTCACCACCACGCACTCCAAAGCACCAGCCTTCACCTTTGGATTACGTCACTCGCAGTACACCATATGCCCCATCATGGATGCAGATAAATACCAACAGTCGTTCTCCTTCCTTTGA
- the LOC133403121 gene encoding ciliary microtubule associated protein 1B-like isoform X1: protein MTFEYLFQIMPDEEPWVGTWRPHRPRGPIAALYSSPGPKYALPSLTGSTLHDPTKYKAPSYSFRAHYDISAQEISPGPKHLIPSNITKNGRDGTPAFSFGTRPKDLARAQVPAPNHYQLESSDKVTYHSSPSYTLSGRWKQVIQSNQTTPGPASNSLPPVLGPKTVTIRAAPAHSLYGRSKNGNFMEDYTKSPGPAAYQAVDPKVYLTKSPQYSMPGRKFMPQSATRTPAPGVYCPEKVTTTHSKAPAFTFGLRHSQYTICPIMDADKYQQSFSFL from the exons ATgacatttgaatatttgttccaGATAATGCCTGATGAAGAGCCTTGGGTGGGAACATGGAGGCCCCACAGACCGCGAGGGCCCATAGCTGCCCTCTATAGCAGCCCAGGGCCAAAGTATGCACTTCCTTCACTGACAG GTTCTACTCTACATGATCCGACAAAATACAAAGCACCCAGTTACAGCTTTCGGGCCCACTATGACATAAGCGCGCAAGAAATCTCACCTGGACCTAAACACCTCATCCCCTCCAACATCACCAAAAACGGCCGTGATGGGACGCCAGCATTTTCGTTCGGCACTCGCCCCAAGGACCTAGCGCGGGCCCAAGTCCCGGCACCCA ACCATTACCAACTTGAAAGTTCAGACAAGGTCACTTACCACTCTTCTCCTTCTTATACGTTGTCTGGGAGGTGGAAACAAGTTATACAGAGCAACCAGACTACACCTG GTCCAGCATCGAACAGTCTACCTCCTGTGCTGGGACCCAAAACTGTCACTATACGCGCAGCACCCGCACACTCGCTCTACGGTCGCAGTAAAAATGGCAACTTCATGGAAGACTACACAAAG TCTCCAGGCCCTGCTGCCTACCAAGCTGTCGACCCCAAAGTTTACCTCACCAAATCCCCTCAATACAGTATGCCGGGGCGCAAGTTCATGCCTCAGAGCGCTACGAGGACACCAGCACCTGGAGTCTACTGTCCCGAAAAG GTCACCACCACGCACTCCAAAGCACCAGCCTTCACCTTTGGATTACGTCACTCGCAGTACACCATATGCCCCATCATGGATGCAGATAAATACCAACAGTCGTTCTCCTTCCTTTGA